A genomic stretch from Hemibagrus wyckioides isolate EC202008001 linkage group LG20, SWU_Hwy_1.0, whole genome shotgun sequence includes:
- the thpo gene encoding thrombopoietin isoform X2 — MSTMFLRPLTTSSGILGSSVKAVARETRTRANVVLEEASDVLFLLLNLVLSELSHPEAKPLDFVCVNDVRKVMNKVKDLQEDLAHCGTAALLPVPVRTPYIRVNFQTWQSKPIPVRRAEILQSLRMLAQDIHHARNQSQDQCAVRLLDRLEHNINNYIHTLTQIHTQSGPDGLKVQAPSFHHFTNLSLVLQHFDRLISRKLEWLVNEMARECETETDR, encoded by the exons ATGTCCACCATGTTCCTCCGCCCTCTAACCACGTCTTCTGGGATTCTGGGAAGTTCGGTGAAGGCAGTGGCACGTGAGACCAGGACCAGAGCTAATGTGGTGTTGGAAGAGGCTTCAG ACGTCCTGTTTCTCCTCCTGAACCTGGTGTTGTCCGAACTCTCTCACCCTGAAGCCAAACCCCTCGACTTTGTGTGTGTCAATGATGTGAGGAAGGTCATGAACAAGGTCAAGGATCTCCAAGAAGATCTG GCCCACTGCGGCACTGCAGCGCTTCTCCCTGTTCCAGTCCGAACTCCCTACATCAGGGTGAACTTCCAGACCTGGCAAAGCAAACCT ATCCCAGTGCGCAGAGCTGAGATCCTGCAGTCTTTGCGGATGTTAGCGCAGGATATTCACCATGCCAGGAATCAAAGCCAAGACCAGTGTGCGGTCAGACTGCTGGACCGCCTGGAGCACAACATCAacaactacatacacactctcacacagatccacacccag AGTGGACCGGATGGGCTGAAAGTTCAGGCCCCTTCTTTTCATCACTTCACGAATCTAAGTTTGGTCCTCCAACACTTCGACCGTCTGATCTCCAGGAAACTGGAGTGGCTTGTGAATGAAATGGCGCgagagtgtgagacagaaacagaccGTTAA
- the thpo gene encoding thrombopoietin isoform X6, with translation MVDTRTHTHRHTHTHRHTHTDTHTHTLEWLSLTLTQTFSNGMEDDQGVCRAHAFTHVLFLLLNLVLSELSHPEAKPLDFVCVNDVRKVMNKVKDLQEDLAHCGTAALLPVPVRTPYIRVNFQTWQSKPSGPDGLKVQAPSFHHFTNLSLVLQHFDRLISRKLEWLVNEMARECETETDR, from the exons ATGgtggacacacgcacacacacacacagacacacacacacacacagacacacacacacagacacacacacacacacgcttgagTGGCTCAGTCTCACTTTAACGCAGACTTTCTCCAATGGAATGGAAGACGATCAGGGAGTGTGTCGCGCTCACGCTTTCACAC ACGTCCTGTTTCTCCTCCTGAACCTGGTGTTGTCCGAACTCTCTCACCCTGAAGCCAAACCCCTCGACTTTGTGTGTGTCAATGATGTGAGGAAGGTCATGAACAAGGTCAAGGATCTCCAAGAAGATCTG GCCCACTGCGGCACTGCAGCGCTTCTCCCTGTTCCAGTCCGAACTCCCTACATCAGGGTGAACTTCCAGACCTGGCAAAGCAAACCT AGTGGACCGGATGGGCTGAAAGTTCAGGCCCCTTCTTTTCATCACTTCACGAATCTAAGTTTGGTCCTCCAACACTTCGACCGTCTGATCTCCAGGAAACTGGAGTGGCTTGTGAATGAAATGGCGCgagagtgtgagacagaaacagaccGTTAA
- the thpo gene encoding thrombopoietin isoform X1: MVDTRTHTHRHTHTHRHTHTDTHTHTLEWLSLTLTQTFSNGMEDDQGVCRAHAFTHVLFLLLNLVLSELSHPEAKPLDFVCVNDVRKVMNKVKDLQEDLAHCGTAALLPVPVRTPYIRVNFQTWQSKPIPVRRAEILQSLRMLAQDIHHARNQSQDQCAVRLLDRLEHNINNYIHTLTQIHTQSGPDGLKVQAPSFHHFTNLSLVLQHFDRLISRKLEWLVNEMARECETETDR; the protein is encoded by the exons ATGgtggacacacgcacacacacacacagacacacacacacacacagacacacacacacagacacacacacacacacgcttgagTGGCTCAGTCTCACTTTAACGCAGACTTTCTCCAATGGAATGGAAGACGATCAGGGAGTGTGTCGCGCTCACGCTTTCACAC ACGTCCTGTTTCTCCTCCTGAACCTGGTGTTGTCCGAACTCTCTCACCCTGAAGCCAAACCCCTCGACTTTGTGTGTGTCAATGATGTGAGGAAGGTCATGAACAAGGTCAAGGATCTCCAAGAAGATCTG GCCCACTGCGGCACTGCAGCGCTTCTCCCTGTTCCAGTCCGAACTCCCTACATCAGGGTGAACTTCCAGACCTGGCAAAGCAAACCT ATCCCAGTGCGCAGAGCTGAGATCCTGCAGTCTTTGCGGATGTTAGCGCAGGATATTCACCATGCCAGGAATCAAAGCCAAGACCAGTGTGCGGTCAGACTGCTGGACCGCCTGGAGCACAACATCAacaactacatacacactctcacacagatccacacccag AGTGGACCGGATGGGCTGAAAGTTCAGGCCCCTTCTTTTCATCACTTCACGAATCTAAGTTTGGTCCTCCAACACTTCGACCGTCTGATCTCCAGGAAACTGGAGTGGCTTGTGAATGAAATGGCGCgagagtgtgagacagaaacagaccGTTAA
- the thpo gene encoding thrombopoietin isoform X5: MVDTRTHTHRHTHTHRHTHTDTHTHTLEWLSLTLTQTFSNGMEDDQGVCRAHAFTHVLFLLLNLVLSELSHPEAKPLDFVCVNDVRKVMNKVKDLQEDLAHCGTAALLPVPVRTPYIRVNFQTWQSKPVSRFLCKHSSPEDVSFCCQEWTGWAESSGPFFSSLHESKFGPPTLRPSDLQETGVACE, translated from the exons ATGgtggacacacgcacacacacacacagacacacacacacacacagacacacacacacagacacacacacacacacgcttgagTGGCTCAGTCTCACTTTAACGCAGACTTTCTCCAATGGAATGGAAGACGATCAGGGAGTGTGTCGCGCTCACGCTTTCACAC ACGTCCTGTTTCTCCTCCTGAACCTGGTGTTGTCCGAACTCTCTCACCCTGAAGCCAAACCCCTCGACTTTGTGTGTGTCAATGATGTGAGGAAGGTCATGAACAAGGTCAAGGATCTCCAAGAAGATCTG GCCCACTGCGGCACTGCAGCGCTTCTCCCTGTTCCAGTCCGAACTCCCTACATCAGGGTGAACTTCCAGACCTGGCAAAGCAAACCTGTGAGTCGGTTTCTCTGTAAACACTCAAGCCCAGAAGATGTGTCCTTTTGTTGCCAAG AGTGGACCGGATGGGCTGAAAGTTCAGGCCCCTTCTTTTCATCACTTCACGAATCTAAGTTTGGTCCTCCAACACTTCGACCGTCTGATCTCCAGGAAACTGGAGTGGCTTGTGAATGA
- the thpo gene encoding thrombopoietin isoform X3 — translation MVDTRTHTHRHTHTHRHTHTDTHTHTLEWLSLTLTQTFSNGMEDDQGVCRAHAFTHVLFLLLNLVLSELSHPEAKPLDFVCVNDVRKVMNKVKDLQEDLAHCGTAALLPVPVRTPYIRVNFQTWQSKPIPVRRAEILQSLRMLAQDIHHARNQSQDQCAVRLLDRLEHNINNYIHTLTQIHTQVKWTLSVLSVFRGWLYKLMWTEKT, via the exons ATGgtggacacacgcacacacacacacagacacacacacacacacagacacacacacacagacacacacacacacacgcttgagTGGCTCAGTCTCACTTTAACGCAGACTTTCTCCAATGGAATGGAAGACGATCAGGGAGTGTGTCGCGCTCACGCTTTCACAC ACGTCCTGTTTCTCCTCCTGAACCTGGTGTTGTCCGAACTCTCTCACCCTGAAGCCAAACCCCTCGACTTTGTGTGTGTCAATGATGTGAGGAAGGTCATGAACAAGGTCAAGGATCTCCAAGAAGATCTG GCCCACTGCGGCACTGCAGCGCTTCTCCCTGTTCCAGTCCGAACTCCCTACATCAGGGTGAACTTCCAGACCTGGCAAAGCAAACCT ATCCCAGTGCGCAGAGCTGAGATCCTGCAGTCTTTGCGGATGTTAGCGCAGGATATTCACCATGCCAGGAATCAAAGCCAAGACCAGTGTGCGGTCAGACTGCTGGACCGCCTGGAGCACAACATCAacaactacatacacactctcacacagatccacacccag GTCAAATGGACTCtgtctgtcctgtctgtcttcAGGGGCTGGCTTTATAAACTGATGTGGACAGAAAAGACATAA
- the thpo gene encoding thrombopoietin isoform X4, producing the protein MVDTRTHTHRHTHTHRHTHTDTHTHTLEWLSLTLTQTFSNGMEDDQGVCRAHAFTHVLFLLLNLVLSELSHPEAKPLDFVCVNDVRKVMNKVKDLQEDLAHCGTAALLPVPVRTPYIRVNFQTWQSKPIPVRRAEILQSLRMLAQDIHHARNQSQDQCAVRLLDRLEHNINNYIHTLTQIHTQGLAL; encoded by the exons ATGgtggacacacgcacacacacacacagacacacacacacacacagacacacacacacagacacacacacacacacgcttgagTGGCTCAGTCTCACTTTAACGCAGACTTTCTCCAATGGAATGGAAGACGATCAGGGAGTGTGTCGCGCTCACGCTTTCACAC ACGTCCTGTTTCTCCTCCTGAACCTGGTGTTGTCCGAACTCTCTCACCCTGAAGCCAAACCCCTCGACTTTGTGTGTGTCAATGATGTGAGGAAGGTCATGAACAAGGTCAAGGATCTCCAAGAAGATCTG GCCCACTGCGGCACTGCAGCGCTTCTCCCTGTTCCAGTCCGAACTCCCTACATCAGGGTGAACTTCCAGACCTGGCAAAGCAAACCT ATCCCAGTGCGCAGAGCTGAGATCCTGCAGTCTTTGCGGATGTTAGCGCAGGATATTCACCATGCCAGGAATCAAAGCCAAGACCAGTGTGCGGTCAGACTGCTGGACCGCCTGGAGCACAACATCAacaactacatacacactctcacacagatccacacccag GGGCTGGCTTTATAA